The Candidatus Mycolicibacterium alkanivorans genome contains a region encoding:
- a CDS encoding acyl-CoA dehydrogenase family protein — MTRLAQTLGLTEFQTEIISTVRQFVDKEIIPNAQELEHSDTYPQAIVDQMREMGLFGLMVPEEYGGLGESLLTYALCVEELARGWMSISGVINTHFIVAYMIRQHGTDEQKQRFLPRMATGETRGAFSMSEPELGSDVAAIRTRARDNGDGTYTIDGQKMWLTNGGSSTLVAALVRTDEGADKPHRNLTAFLVEKPSGFGEVAPGLTIPGKIDKLGYKGIDTTEMIFDGYRASADDVLGAKPGQGFFQMMDGVEVGRVNVAARACGVGIRAFELAVRYAQQRSTFGKPIAEHQAIAFQLAEMATKVEAAHLMMVNAARLKDSGERNDVAAGMAKYLASEFCSEVTQQSFRIHGGYGYSKEYEIERLMRDAPFLLIGEGTSEIQKNIISKRLLADYRI; from the coding sequence GTGACCAGACTTGCGCAGACGCTCGGGCTGACCGAGTTCCAGACCGAGATCATCTCCACTGTGCGGCAATTCGTCGACAAGGAGATCATCCCGAACGCCCAGGAACTCGAGCACTCCGACACCTACCCGCAGGCCATCGTCGACCAGATGCGCGAGATGGGATTGTTCGGGCTGATGGTGCCCGAGGAGTACGGCGGGCTCGGCGAGTCACTGCTGACCTACGCGCTGTGCGTCGAAGAACTGGCTCGCGGCTGGATGAGTATCTCCGGGGTGATCAACACCCACTTCATCGTGGCCTACATGATCCGCCAGCACGGCACCGACGAACAGAAGCAACGCTTCCTGCCGCGGATGGCCACCGGCGAGACCCGCGGTGCGTTCTCGATGTCCGAACCCGAACTCGGCTCCGACGTCGCCGCGATCCGCACCCGTGCCCGCGACAACGGCGACGGCACCTACACCATCGACGGCCAGAAGATGTGGCTGACCAACGGCGGAAGCTCCACGCTGGTGGCCGCGCTGGTGCGCACCGACGAGGGCGCGGACAAGCCGCACCGCAACCTGACCGCGTTCCTGGTCGAAAAGCCCTCCGGCTTCGGCGAAGTCGCGCCAGGGCTGACCATTCCCGGCAAGATCGACAAGCTCGGCTACAAGGGGATCGATACAACCGAGATGATCTTCGACGGCTACCGCGCCAGCGCCGACGATGTCCTGGGCGCCAAGCCGGGACAAGGCTTCTTCCAGATGATGGACGGTGTCGAGGTCGGCCGCGTCAACGTCGCCGCCCGTGCGTGTGGCGTCGGGATCCGGGCGTTCGAGCTCGCCGTCCGCTATGCCCAGCAGCGCAGCACCTTCGGCAAGCCCATCGCCGAGCACCAGGCCATCGCCTTCCAGCTCGCCGAGATGGCCACCAAAGTCGAAGCCGCACATCTGATGATGGTCAACGCCGCTCGGCTGAAGGACTCCGGTGAGCGCAACGACGTGGCCGCCGGAATGGCGAAATATCTGGCCAGCGAGTTCTGCTCGGAGGTCACCCAGCAGAGCTTCCGGATCCACGGCGGCTACGGCTACTCCAAGGAGTACGAGATCGAGCGCCTGATGCGGGACGCGCCGTTCCTGCTCATCGGGGAAGGCACCAGCGAGATCCAGAAGAACATCATCAGCAAGCGGCTGCTGGCCGACTATCGGATCTGA
- the fabG gene encoding 3-oxoacyl-ACP reductase FabG → MSLLAGQTAVITGGAQGLGYAIAERFIFEGARVILGDVNPDATKAAVETLGGTDVARAVKCDVTAYADVDALVDAALGEFGRFDIMVNNAGITRDATLRKMTEDEFDQVISVHLKGTWNGLKKAASIMREQKSGAIVNMSSISGKVGMIGQTNYSAAKAGIVGMTKAASKELAHLGVRVNAIQPGLIRSAMTEAMPQRIWDSKVAEVPMGRAGEPSEVANVALFLASDLSSYMTGTVLEVTGGRYL, encoded by the coding sequence ATGTCGTTGCTGGCCGGTCAGACCGCGGTCATCACAGGTGGAGCGCAGGGTTTGGGCTATGCCATAGCCGAACGCTTCATCTTCGAAGGCGCCCGCGTCATTCTTGGTGACGTCAACCCGGACGCCACCAAAGCGGCGGTGGAGACGCTCGGCGGTACTGATGTCGCCCGCGCGGTGAAGTGCGACGTGACGGCCTATGCCGACGTCGACGCCCTGGTGGACGCAGCGCTGGGCGAGTTCGGCCGGTTCGACATCATGGTCAACAACGCCGGCATCACCCGCGATGCGACCCTGCGCAAGATGACCGAGGACGAGTTCGATCAGGTCATCTCGGTCCACCTGAAGGGCACCTGGAACGGGCTGAAGAAGGCCGCGTCGATCATGCGGGAGCAGAAGAGTGGCGCAATCGTGAACATGTCGTCGATCTCCGGCAAGGTCGGCATGATCGGCCAGACCAACTACTCGGCGGCCAAGGCCGGGATCGTGGGCATGACCAAAGCCGCCTCCAAGGAACTGGCGCACCTGGGCGTGCGGGTCAACGCCATCCAGCCCGGGCTCATCCGCTCGGCGATGACCGAGGCTATGCCGCAACGTATTTGGGACTCCAAGGTCGCGGAGGTTCCGATGGGCCGCGCCGGCGAGCCCTCGGAGGTGGCCAACGTCGCGCTGTTCTTGGCCTCGGATCTCTCGTCGTACATGACGGGCACGGTGCTGGAGGTCACCGGGGGACGGTACCTCTGA
- a CDS encoding acyl-CoA dehydrogenase family protein, translating to MSDVNADDFREILAQTRHFVRTAVVPREAEIVAEDKVPDDLRDQAKKMGLFGYAIPQEWGGLGLDITQDVELAMELGYTCLALRSMFGTNNGIAGQVLVGFGTDEQKARWLEPIASGDVVASFALTEPGAGSNPSGLKTKAVADDNDWVINGRKQYITNAPVADLFIVFARTRPADAEGPGIAVFLVPANTPGVEVGPKDAKMGQEGAWTSDVNFTDVRVGSDTLIGGSEDIGYRAAMTSLARGRIHIAALAVGSAQRALDESVAYAATATQGGAPIGSFQLVQAMLADQQTGVMAGRALVRDAAQKWLHDEDRRIAPSAAKLFCTEMAGKVADLAVQVHGGAGYMRGVPVERIYREVRLLRLYEGTSEIQRLIVGGGLVKEAQRNQ from the coding sequence ATGTCCGACGTCAACGCCGACGACTTCCGCGAGATCCTGGCTCAGACCCGGCACTTCGTGCGCACCGCGGTGGTGCCGCGTGAGGCAGAGATCGTCGCCGAGGACAAGGTTCCCGACGATCTGCGCGACCAGGCCAAGAAGATGGGGCTGTTCGGCTACGCGATCCCGCAGGAGTGGGGCGGGTTGGGCCTCGACATCACCCAGGACGTCGAGTTGGCGATGGAGCTCGGCTACACCTGCCTGGCGCTGCGGTCGATGTTCGGCACCAACAACGGCATCGCCGGGCAGGTGCTCGTCGGCTTCGGTACCGACGAGCAGAAGGCGCGTTGGCTCGAGCCGATCGCCTCCGGTGACGTGGTGGCGTCGTTCGCATTGACCGAGCCGGGGGCCGGGTCCAACCCGTCCGGATTGAAGACGAAAGCCGTTGCCGACGACAATGATTGGGTGATCAACGGCCGCAAGCAGTACATCACCAACGCCCCGGTGGCCGATCTGTTCATCGTGTTCGCCCGTACCCGGCCCGCTGACGCCGAGGGCCCGGGCATCGCCGTGTTCCTGGTGCCGGCGAACACGCCCGGTGTCGAGGTGGGTCCGAAGGACGCCAAGATGGGACAGGAGGGAGCGTGGACGTCGGATGTGAACTTCACCGATGTCCGCGTCGGCAGCGACACGTTGATCGGCGGTAGCGAGGACATTGGCTACCGGGCGGCGATGACGTCGCTGGCGCGCGGGCGCATCCACATCGCGGCACTGGCGGTGGGATCGGCGCAGCGCGCACTGGACGAGTCGGTGGCGTATGCGGCGACCGCCACCCAGGGTGGCGCGCCGATCGGGAGTTTCCAACTGGTGCAGGCGATGCTGGCTGACCAGCAGACCGGAGTGATGGCCGGCCGCGCGCTGGTGCGCGACGCCGCACAGAAGTGGCTGCATGACGAGGACCGCCGGATCGCCCCCTCGGCGGCCAAACTGTTTTGCACCGAAATGGCAGGCAAGGTGGCTGATCTCGCGGTCCAGGTGCACGGTGGGGCCGGCTACATGCGCGGTGTGCCGGTGGAACGGATCTACCGGGAGGTGCGGCTGCTGCGACTCTATGAGGGCACCAGCGAGATCCAACGCCTGATCGTCGGCGGTGGACTGGTCAAAGAAGCGCAGCGCAACCAGTGA
- a CDS encoding helix-turn-helix domain-containing protein, translating to MSTTAAEVVSPVPADADGLANVLSFIQAHEARPGTSPEPAFFLSGAGEHDRVELTEQLHEILKRVVHALSHGQSVSILTRDQEISTQQAAELLGLSRPTVVRLIADGELHAHVPGAVRRKLRLADVLAYREELRARRNRFITESSAEFADADADADADEVTELLAEAKRKR from the coding sequence ATGAGCACCACCGCCGCGGAGGTCGTCAGCCCGGTTCCGGCCGATGCCGATGGGCTTGCCAATGTCCTCAGCTTCATCCAGGCGCACGAGGCGCGTCCCGGGACCTCCCCAGAGCCCGCCTTCTTCCTGTCCGGCGCGGGCGAACATGACCGCGTCGAACTGACCGAGCAGCTTCACGAGATCCTCAAGCGTGTCGTCCACGCCCTCAGCCACGGCCAGTCGGTCAGCATCCTGACTCGCGACCAGGAAATCTCCACCCAGCAGGCCGCCGAACTCCTCGGCCTGAGCCGCCCCACGGTGGTTCGCCTCATCGCGGACGGCGAGTTGCACGCGCACGTGCCCGGCGCGGTCCGGCGCAAGCTCCGACTTGCCGATGTCCTTGCCTACCGCGAGGAGCTTCGCGCCCGGCGCAACCGGTTCATCACCGAGAGCTCAGCGGAGTTCGCCGACGCCGACGCCGACGCCGACGCCGACGAGGTCACCGAGTTGCTCGCCGAGGCGAAACGCAAGCGTTGA
- a CDS encoding GntR family transcriptional regulator, whose amino-acid sequence MSAPDFAPRPQLAEDVARFVRWRIFNGTYPAGEYIRLDQLAAELGVSVTPVREALFELRGEGLLDQLPRRGFVVLPFTDRDITDVSNLQAHVGGELAARAALNITDEQLHELADIHHQLTAAYNADDGDRAVRLNHEFHRAINVAADSPKLAQLMSQITRYAPESVFPAIEGWPDRSVADHRRIFAALQAHDGDDARAAMSDHLAAGAAPLIEHLVRHGVAQRAVRP is encoded by the coding sequence ATGAGCGCACCGGATTTCGCCCCGCGGCCGCAGCTGGCCGAGGATGTGGCGCGCTTCGTCCGCTGGCGAATCTTCAACGGCACCTATCCCGCCGGTGAGTACATTCGGCTCGACCAGCTGGCGGCCGAGCTGGGTGTCAGTGTGACGCCGGTACGCGAGGCGCTGTTCGAGCTGCGCGGCGAAGGGCTGCTGGACCAGCTGCCGCGGCGCGGCTTCGTCGTGCTGCCGTTCACGGACCGCGACATCACCGATGTCTCCAACCTGCAAGCACACGTCGGCGGCGAACTGGCGGCCCGGGCAGCGCTGAACATCACCGACGAACAACTTCACGAACTGGCCGACATCCACCACCAACTGACTGCCGCCTACAACGCCGACGACGGCGATCGGGCAGTGCGGCTCAACCACGAATTCCACCGCGCCATCAACGTGGCCGCAGACTCACCGAAGCTGGCCCAGCTGATGTCGCAGATCACCCGGTACGCACCGGAGTCGGTGTTCCCCGCGATCGAAGGATGGCCGGACCGGTCGGTCGCCGACCACCGACGCATCTTTGCGGCGCTGCAGGCCCACGACGGAGACGATGCCCGCGCCGCGATGTCGGACCATCTGGCCGCCGGGGCGGCACCGCTGATCGAGCACCTGGTCAGGCACGGGGTCGCGCAGCGGGCGGTCCGTCCGTAG
- a CDS encoding LLM class F420-dependent oxidoreductase, protein MTTGAVISPNADAENAVDDVINQARGAYAGGVRQVWFAQQFDLDAISLAGLVGAAVPGLGVGTCVVPINPRHPLIMASLAQTAQAASHGGFTLGLGLGAHGPERAAFGQSWPNTGDRLREHLTVLRSIFDSGSVDFHGSRFTASPEWPTRVPGGTPIPIYVAAMGPKALAVTGELADGTLPYLAGPRTIREFIVPAISRAAAEAGRPQPQVIAAVPVLVTDDVDTAREAAEAALGFYATIPSYRKVIAREGVDNVADLAAIGPAESVLEQLRSYLAAGASELVLSPLPGIPAPKEALWEVAAAL, encoded by the coding sequence ATGACGACCGGAGCAGTGATCTCGCCCAACGCCGACGCCGAGAACGCCGTCGACGATGTCATCAATCAGGCCCGCGGCGCGTATGCGGGCGGAGTTCGCCAGGTGTGGTTCGCCCAGCAGTTCGACCTCGATGCCATTTCGCTGGCTGGGTTGGTCGGGGCGGCGGTTCCCGGCCTGGGCGTGGGCACCTGCGTGGTGCCGATCAATCCGCGCCACCCACTGATCATGGCGTCGCTGGCACAGACCGCGCAGGCCGCCAGTCACGGCGGCTTCACCCTGGGCCTGGGTCTCGGGGCGCATGGACCCGAACGGGCGGCGTTCGGGCAGTCGTGGCCCAACACCGGCGACCGACTGCGCGAGCACCTCACCGTGCTGCGTTCGATATTCGACAGTGGCTCAGTCGATTTCCACGGCTCCCGGTTCACTGCGAGTCCGGAGTGGCCGACGCGAGTGCCCGGCGGAACACCGATCCCGATCTACGTGGCCGCCATGGGACCCAAGGCGCTCGCGGTCACTGGCGAGCTGGCGGACGGAACGCTGCCCTATCTGGCCGGTCCGCGCACTATCCGCGAGTTCATCGTCCCCGCGATCTCGCGGGCGGCCGCCGAGGCCGGGCGCCCCCAGCCGCAGGTCATCGCCGCGGTCCCGGTGCTGGTCACCGACGACGTGGACACCGCACGGGAAGCCGCGGAGGCGGCGCTCGGCTTCTACGCGACAATCCCCTCCTACCGGAAGGTGATCGCCAGGGAAGGGGTCGACAACGTCGCCGACCTCGCGGCCATCGGGCCCGCCGAGTCGGTGCTCGAGCAGCTGCGATCCTATCTCGCCGCGGGCGCGAGCGAGCTCGTGCTCAGCCCGCTGCCGGGGATTCCCGCGCCGAAGGAGGCGCTATGGGAGGTCGCGGCCGCCCTGTAG
- a CDS encoding FitA-like ribbon-helix-helix domain-containing protein has translation MPSVQIKDVPEETHAVLRQRAARAHQSLQEYLRSRLIEEAAAPTVDEVLERAANRTGGALSLSAAADAIRDDRDRR, from the coding sequence ATGCCGAGTGTGCAGATCAAAGACGTTCCAGAGGAGACCCATGCGGTGTTGCGGCAGCGTGCGGCGCGTGCACATCAGTCGCTGCAGGAGTACTTGCGTAGCAGGTTGATTGAAGAAGCGGCCGCGCCAACCGTGGACGAGGTGCTGGAGCGGGCCGCTAACAGAACGGGTGGGGCGTTGTCGTTGTCGGCAGCAGCCGACGCGATCCGAGACGATCGTGATCGTCGTTGA
- a CDS encoding rolling circle replication-associated protein: MCRTFAELDYSPLVESGRVPAMVTLTYPGDWEVVAPDGASVKRHMVLWRKRFQREYGEPARYIWKLEFQRRGAPHIHLWMAPPMSPGRSGQSFARWLSETWVQVVDHPDAEQKARHRLAGTAIDVRNGLRACDPKRLAIYFTKHSSPNLQGDKEYQHIVPEVWRRPGRGPGRFWGVYGLNKAVAVVEVPQDAYLAARRIVRRWSRNQAVYGDSASRFPTAVVPRTATRLVPRVDHNTGVVVHRRMRRRRSLCNRGGLAGGYALVNHGPAFASQLATALNLG; encoded by the coding sequence ATGTGCCGCACCTTCGCCGAACTCGACTACAGCCCACTTGTCGAATCCGGCCGCGTGCCTGCGATGGTCACGCTCACCTACCCCGGGGATTGGGAAGTCGTCGCCCCCGACGGGGCCAGCGTGAAGCGGCACATGGTGCTGTGGCGCAAGCGCTTTCAACGCGAGTACGGCGAGCCGGCTCGCTACATCTGGAAGCTGGAGTTTCAGCGACGCGGCGCTCCGCATATCCACCTGTGGATGGCGCCACCAATGTCACCGGGGCGCTCAGGTCAGAGCTTCGCGCGTTGGTTGTCCGAAACCTGGGTTCAAGTTGTCGACCATCCTGACGCCGAGCAGAAGGCACGGCACCGCCTCGCCGGCACGGCGATCGACGTGCGCAACGGACTACGGGCCTGCGATCCGAAACGGTTGGCCATCTACTTCACCAAGCACTCGTCGCCAAACCTGCAAGGCGACAAGGAATACCAGCACATCGTGCCCGAAGTGTGGCGGCGGCCCGGGCGCGGGCCAGGTCGGTTCTGGGGCGTGTACGGACTGAACAAGGCGGTCGCCGTCGTGGAAGTGCCCCAGGACGCCTACCTGGCTGCGCGTCGCATCGTGCGGCGGTGGTCACGCAACCAGGCGGTGTACGGCGATTCCGCTAGCCGCTTCCCCACCGCCGTTGTGCCGCGCACGGCCACGCGCCTGGTTCCACGCGTCGACCACAACACCGGCGTCGTCGTGCATCGGCGGATGCGGCGACGACGGAGCCTGTGCAATCGAGGCGGCCTCGCCGGCGGATACGCACTGGTCAACCACGGGCCGGCCTTCGCGTCGCAGCTCGCGACAGCTTTGAACCTCGGCTGA
- a CDS encoding S8 family peptidase encodes MAEGGDSTAGGEQYDHLYVQGYSGSEEFRRYADGGGGPSKRRKVNRASHGAALNGELEESFTASEAARVATEFTDDELGAQGTIVVLEGEGAAYPLKLDSLNSLTRHQKVPKQPRWLLLSVRPATETEPERATVWVSDKHRAAFMKLFEDYLAENTKKGNPKNQDLVANISRIRSAVLDDLWTSEGEPPRHGRHWWELWLDTASAHVDIIRGYAVAHELRIQSRSFRFRDRAVFWIEASWAELQPLPFTAVPVAEIRRPEFIETIEDLSTAEQGEYVSELAERLSAADDDAPAVCHLDTGVFRNHVLLAASLDQSDLHTVIGTSGTDMNPYGHGTSMAGIALFGDLDAALQSAEPIRLRHRLESVRMEPGPDEASLDPLDDGSATVQAVALPEITADRPRVFALTLSAEPDNPGEPTLWSAAIDALAVGTDSDRDGDQFRLISLPDADASRLIVVAAGNVDAYVGDHLTNSDLSAIEDPAQAWNALTVGAYTEMTETPQHPQYAGWKPLAEPGELSPHSRTSMLFKHRKTPIKPDICMEGGNVLTDGGQMFEDKLPILSLRSTSNTSDIALTSANATSAAAAQAARLAVLAMDRYPAYWPESIRGLLTHEADWTPAMDRRIHPPQGKKKRLEQLRRYGWGAPKEDAVLNSSTRAVTLVTQDQFVPFEGADFHMRQFRLHTLPWPREALEELGAADVRLRITLSYFIEPSASRRGWRNRYAYASHSLRFDLQGQVETRQEFINRINRDAQVQEDGGAGGATTTDRWLLGEQQRNLGSLHQDEWTGSGSELARCNSVAVFPVGGWWKNNGRSDRKDLPVRYALILSLRTAELGIDLYTPIATQLQIPIETEITAT; translated from the coding sequence TTGGCTGAAGGGGGCGACTCGACAGCCGGGGGAGAACAGTACGACCATCTCTACGTTCAGGGATATTCGGGTTCTGAGGAGTTCCGTCGTTACGCCGACGGAGGTGGCGGCCCTAGCAAACGGCGCAAGGTCAATCGCGCTTCGCATGGAGCTGCCCTCAACGGTGAGCTCGAAGAGTCATTCACCGCCTCTGAGGCCGCGCGCGTGGCCACCGAGTTCACCGACGACGAGCTAGGGGCGCAGGGCACAATCGTCGTGCTTGAGGGGGAAGGTGCCGCTTATCCGCTAAAACTTGATTCCCTCAACAGCCTGACCAGGCACCAGAAGGTACCCAAACAGCCGAGGTGGCTACTCCTTTCAGTGCGGCCGGCGACGGAGACAGAACCCGAGCGAGCGACGGTGTGGGTTTCGGACAAACACCGCGCAGCATTCATGAAGCTCTTCGAGGACTATCTCGCCGAGAACACGAAGAAAGGCAATCCCAAAAACCAAGACCTGGTTGCCAACATCTCACGCATCCGTTCCGCAGTCCTGGATGACCTGTGGACGTCGGAGGGAGAGCCGCCTCGACATGGCCGGCACTGGTGGGAACTCTGGCTGGACACGGCCAGCGCGCACGTGGACATTATCCGTGGCTACGCTGTCGCACACGAACTTCGGATACAGTCGCGGTCGTTCCGATTTCGTGACCGCGCTGTTTTTTGGATTGAAGCTAGTTGGGCCGAGCTCCAACCATTGCCTTTCACCGCTGTGCCCGTAGCAGAAATTCGACGGCCCGAATTCATCGAAACAATCGAGGACCTCTCAACCGCTGAGCAGGGAGAATACGTTTCCGAACTTGCCGAGCGCCTTAGTGCGGCCGACGATGACGCGCCGGCCGTCTGCCATCTCGACACCGGGGTGTTTCGCAACCATGTACTTCTCGCCGCGTCGTTAGACCAGTCTGACCTGCACACTGTCATCGGCACTTCCGGCACCGACATGAACCCTTACGGACACGGCACATCTATGGCCGGCATCGCGCTGTTTGGAGACCTCGATGCCGCGCTACAGAGTGCCGAACCGATCCGACTGCGCCATCGCCTCGAATCGGTTCGTATGGAACCAGGACCCGATGAAGCGAGTTTGGATCCGCTGGACGACGGGAGCGCCACAGTCCAGGCCGTTGCGCTGCCGGAGATCACGGCCGATCGCCCGCGGGTGTTCGCACTGACGCTCAGCGCCGAGCCGGACAATCCAGGTGAGCCCACACTGTGGTCGGCTGCGATCGACGCCTTGGCGGTGGGCACTGACTCCGATCGCGACGGTGACCAGTTTCGACTGATCTCGTTACCGGACGCTGACGCTTCCCGGCTGATCGTTGTTGCGGCGGGCAATGTCGACGCCTACGTCGGTGATCACCTCACCAACTCGGACCTGTCTGCTATCGAAGACCCCGCACAAGCATGGAACGCTTTGACGGTTGGCGCCTACACCGAAATGACAGAGACTCCCCAGCATCCCCAGTACGCCGGTTGGAAACCTCTCGCCGAGCCCGGAGAACTGTCGCCACATAGCCGGACATCGATGTTGTTCAAGCACCGGAAGACACCGATAAAGCCGGATATCTGCATGGAGGGCGGAAATGTCCTCACCGACGGCGGGCAGATGTTCGAGGACAAACTGCCGATCCTCTCCCTGCGCTCCACCAGTAATACGAGTGACATTGCCCTGACCTCTGCAAATGCCACAAGCGCCGCCGCTGCCCAAGCCGCGCGTCTCGCCGTGCTGGCTATGGACAGATACCCCGCCTACTGGCCGGAGTCCATCCGGGGATTGTTGACCCACGAGGCGGACTGGACGCCCGCGATGGATCGGAGGATCCATCCCCCTCAGGGGAAGAAGAAGCGCCTCGAACAACTACGGCGTTACGGCTGGGGTGCGCCGAAGGAGGATGCGGTGCTGAATTCTTCAACGCGGGCAGTCACTCTCGTCACTCAAGACCAGTTCGTCCCGTTCGAAGGCGCGGACTTCCACATGAGGCAGTTCCGGCTCCACACCTTGCCATGGCCGCGCGAGGCGCTTGAGGAACTCGGCGCCGCGGATGTGCGGTTGCGAATCACCCTGTCTTACTTCATCGAGCCCTCAGCTTCGCGTCGGGGCTGGCGAAATCGGTATGCGTACGCTTCACACTCGCTGCGTTTCGACCTTCAGGGCCAAGTCGAGACCCGTCAGGAATTCATAAACCGCATCAATCGCGATGCGCAAGTACAGGAAGACGGAGGAGCCGGCGGAGCAACGACAACTGACCGATGGCTCCTCGGTGAGCAGCAACGCAACCTTGGGTCGCTCCACCAGGACGAGTGGACTGGATCCGGGAGTGAGCTGGCGCGCTGCAACTCAGTCGCTGTATTCCCAGTCGGGGGTTGGTGGAAGAACAACGGCCGGAGCGATCGGAAGGATCTTCCAGTCCGGTACGCGCTCATTCTGTCGTTGAGAACAGCGGAACTAGGGATAGACCTTTACACCCCGATCGCTACACAGCTGCAGATCCCGATCGAAACCGAGATCACCGCGACATAG
- a CDS encoding AAA family ATPase, translated as MAGLGEHITAMVRNHAAGDDAAFYSVALQIAAREARQGHHVLAANIKKAVDSSRERAPLANVTTLPRVRGDLAGLVEVSNPQVKLRELVAPAERIAQIKQILAEQRQRKNLLEHGFAPSHRLLLEGPPGTGKTMTASVLATELSLPMYTVRLDGLLSKFMGETASKLRVVFDAVAAERAVYLFDEFDALGADRSGNDVGEARRILNSFLVFLENSSPESIVIAATNHRAILDKALFRRFDMVLDYTLPDARQAVTVMRGRLGSLAAKTDLTKLGRYTDGLSHADLVKAAESAAKAVLMRGETQVEREDVIVALKARRSATLG; from the coding sequence ATGGCTGGGCTGGGCGAACACATCACCGCGATGGTTCGAAATCACGCAGCGGGCGACGATGCAGCCTTCTATTCCGTGGCACTCCAGATCGCCGCGCGAGAAGCCCGCCAAGGACACCACGTACTTGCCGCGAACATCAAAAAGGCAGTGGACTCGTCGCGCGAACGTGCACCGTTGGCCAACGTCACCACCCTTCCTCGAGTCCGCGGTGATCTGGCTGGTCTCGTCGAGGTCTCGAATCCGCAGGTCAAACTACGAGAACTCGTTGCCCCGGCCGAGCGCATCGCCCAGATCAAGCAGATCCTTGCAGAGCAGCGTCAGCGAAAGAACCTTCTCGAACACGGCTTCGCGCCGTCACACCGTTTGCTTCTAGAAGGTCCGCCCGGCACAGGGAAGACAATGACGGCGTCGGTGCTTGCGACCGAGCTCTCCTTACCGATGTACACCGTGCGTCTCGATGGCTTGCTGAGCAAGTTCATGGGCGAAACAGCCTCAAAGTTACGTGTCGTGTTCGACGCTGTGGCTGCTGAGCGCGCCGTCTATCTTTTCGACGAGTTCGATGCGTTGGGCGCGGATCGTTCCGGAAACGATGTCGGCGAGGCCCGCCGGATACTCAACTCGTTTCTTGTCTTCCTTGAGAACTCAAGCCCGGAGTCAATCGTCATCGCGGCCACGAATCACCGCGCGATCCTAGACAAGGCGTTGTTCCGCCGGTTCGACATGGTCCTCGACTACACGCTTCCGGATGCGCGTCAGGCCGTGACGGTCATGCGGGGACGGCTCGGCTCACTGGCTGCCAAGACAGATTTGACCAAACTCGGCAGGTACACCGACGGCCTAAGCCATGCTGATCTCGTCAAAGCTGCCGAGTCGGCGGCCAAAGCTGTGCTCATGCGTGGCGAAACACAGGTGGAGCGAGAGGACGTCATCGTGGCTCTGAAGGCTCGTCGATCGGCAACCCTTGGCTGA
- a CDS encoding type II toxin-antitoxin system VapC family toxin: protein MIVVDASVVAVALADDGPDGVKVREVLSGQTLVAPELIDLEIVSVLRRQVRARSMVPRRAELALLDLAELPMKRAAHRPLLARCWELRASVTAYDAAYVALAEALEVVLVTADRRVARAPGIRCPVEIIS from the coding sequence GTGATCGTCGTTGACGCCAGCGTCGTGGCGGTTGCTTTGGCTGATGACGGTCCAGATGGCGTCAAGGTGCGAGAGGTTCTCAGCGGGCAGACGCTTGTCGCTCCGGAGTTGATCGACCTCGAGATCGTGTCGGTGTTGCGTCGACAGGTGAGGGCCCGCTCCATGGTCCCGCGGCGCGCGGAACTCGCGCTGCTGGATCTGGCCGAACTGCCGATGAAGCGCGCCGCGCACCGGCCATTGCTGGCGCGTTGTTGGGAATTGCGTGCGTCGGTCACGGCCTATGACGCTGCATACGTAGCGCTGGCCGAAGCGCTGGAAGTTGTCCTGGTAACCGCAGATCGCCGTGTTGCACGGGCCCCAGGCATACGGTGCCCGGTCGAGATCATCAGCTGA